The following are encoded in a window of Polynucleobacter sp. AP-Kolm-20A-A1 genomic DNA:
- a CDS encoding c-type cytochrome, whose protein sequence is MVAKKFIKLGVSLISIGIVLGCANGNRVTGPVGLGKPISENQIRAWNIDVGPSGAGLPPGSGTAIVGEKLYQQQCSSCHGDQGQGGPANRLVGGGSLNTDKPVKTVGSFWPYSTTIFDYIKRAMPHQAPQSLTDDQVYAATAYILYLNKIIAKDAVMDAKTLPLVKMPNKDGFIPIER, encoded by the coding sequence ATGGTCGCTAAGAAATTCATTAAGCTGGGCGTTTCTTTGATCTCTATCGGCATTGTTCTTGGTTGCGCTAACGGTAATCGAGTAACCGGTCCAGTTGGCCTGGGTAAGCCAATTTCTGAAAATCAAATTCGAGCATGGAATATTGACGTTGGTCCAAGTGGGGCAGGCCTTCCGCCTGGCTCAGGAACGGCAATCGTTGGAGAAAAGTTATATCAGCAGCAGTGCTCATCTTGTCATGGAGATCAAGGGCAGGGCGGACCTGCTAATCGCCTGGTAGGCGGGGGCTCACTGAATACGGATAAGCCTGTCAAGACTGTCGGAAGTTTTTGGCCTTATTCAACCACTATCTTTGACTACATCAAGAGAGCGATGCCACATCAAGCGCCACAATCTTTAACTGACGACCAAGTGTATGCAGCTACCGCTTATATTCTTTATCTCAATAAGATCATTGCAAAGGATGCGGTGATGGATGCAAAGACCTTGCCTTTAGTAAAAATGCCCAATAAAGATGGCTTCATACCTATTGAGCGTTGA
- a CDS encoding L-aspartate oxidase: MNAIPTINTDILILGSGGAGLFAALHAHQANPDLNITIAVKGLLGKCGCTRMVQGGYNVALAEGDSVERHFMDTIEGGKWLSDQDLAWTLVSKAVERIHELENELGCFFDRNPDGTVHQKAFAGQTFDRTVHKGDLTGIEIINRLAEQVWSRGINRLEEHRAIELIHSKDGKSLAGVLMLNMQTGAFVLVRAKAVLLATGGGPTMYKYHTPSGDKSCDGLAMALRAGLTLRDMEMVQFHPTGLLAGPGTRMTGTVLEEGLRGAGGYLLNGNKERFMGNYDPRNERATRDIVSRSINSEIRAGRATPNGGVYIQMSHLGPDNVRKQFKGMVERCADSGFDLANDLVEVVPTAHYMMGGLVFKKDCSTDLPGLFAAGEDTGGVHGANRLGGNGVANSTVFGGIAGEAMAHWVSSQKLSDCNMDEVEASIEAHEAPLKKAAGDIEAIRDALAECMWDDVGISRTKDCLLRARQTLKQLAAQLKQMGVGDIQREYSNTWQDWMNLQNLILVSQAVTEAAIARENSRGAHYRDDFPEPGSFENSFYTAVNFKHQELKIENRPVQFTMIKPGETILVEA; the protein is encoded by the coding sequence ATGAATGCGATTCCAACAATAAATACTGATATTTTGATTCTGGGCTCAGGGGGTGCAGGCCTCTTTGCTGCCTTGCATGCACATCAAGCTAATCCTGACTTAAATATCACGATAGCAGTCAAAGGCTTGTTAGGTAAGTGCGGCTGTACGCGAATGGTGCAGGGAGGTTACAACGTAGCTTTGGCAGAAGGCGATTCTGTCGAGCGCCATTTCATGGATACGATTGAGGGTGGCAAATGGCTATCTGATCAGGATCTAGCATGGACGCTAGTGAGTAAGGCGGTAGAGCGTATCCATGAATTAGAAAATGAGCTCGGATGCTTTTTCGATCGCAACCCCGATGGCACTGTTCATCAAAAAGCATTTGCTGGCCAAACGTTTGACCGCACAGTTCACAAAGGTGACTTAACAGGTATTGAGATTATTAATCGTCTCGCCGAACAAGTGTGGTCTCGCGGGATTAATCGTCTTGAAGAGCATCGCGCGATAGAGTTGATTCATAGCAAGGATGGTAAATCGCTTGCAGGTGTATTGATGCTCAATATGCAAACAGGTGCATTTGTATTGGTGCGCGCTAAGGCGGTGTTGCTGGCAACTGGCGGTGGCCCAACAATGTACAAATACCACACACCGTCCGGCGATAAGAGTTGCGATGGTTTGGCCATGGCATTACGTGCAGGCCTGACTTTGCGTGACATGGAGATGGTGCAATTTCATCCTACTGGCTTATTGGCTGGCCCTGGCACGCGTATGACAGGTACGGTTCTAGAGGAAGGTCTGCGAGGCGCGGGCGGATATTTGCTGAATGGCAATAAAGAGCGTTTTATGGGCAACTATGATCCACGTAATGAGCGCGCCACCAGAGATATTGTTTCCCGATCAATTAACTCAGAAATTCGTGCTGGGCGTGCTACGCCAAATGGCGGTGTTTACATTCAAATGAGTCATTTAGGTCCAGATAATGTGCGTAAACAATTTAAAGGCATGGTTGAACGTTGTGCTGATAGTGGATTTGATCTTGCTAATGATTTGGTAGAGGTTGTACCAACTGCGCATTACATGATGGGTGGTCTCGTCTTCAAGAAAGACTGCAGCACTGACCTTCCGGGGCTCTTTGCCGCTGGCGAAGATACGGGCGGAGTCCACGGCGCTAATCGCTTGGGTGGTAATGGTGTTGCTAATTCAACAGTATTTGGTGGTATTGCTGGGGAGGCAATGGCTCATTGGGTTTCCTCTCAGAAGTTAAGCGACTGTAATATGGATGAGGTCGAAGCTAGCATTGAGGCGCATGAGGCGCCATTGAAAAAAGCAGCCGGTGATATTGAAGCAATCCGCGACGCACTTGCCGAATGCATGTGGGATGACGTTGGCATTTCGAGAACAAAAGATTGTTTATTGCGTGCACGTCAAACTTTAAAGCAGTTGGCGGCCCAACTAAAGCAAATGGGCGTGGGCGATATACAGCGGGAATACAGCAATACTTGGCAAGATTGGATGAATTTACAAAACCTGATTTTGGTGAGCCAGGCTGTCACTGAAGCAGCCATTGCCAGGGAGAACTCTAGAGGCGCCCACTATCGTGATGATTTTCCCGAACCAGGATCTTTTGAGAATTCCTTTTACACAGCCGTAAACTTTAAGCATCAAGAGCTGAAGATAGAAAATCGCCCGGTGCAATTTACGATGATTAAGCCGGGTGAAACGATTTTGGTTGAGGCCTAA
- a CDS encoding Ldh family oxidoreductase produces MNLSYQKMVELASSGLQAAGIGEKAAYETAQFLALAELDGLASHGLARVSQYAGHAKNGRIELSPKFKVRPFKTSAALVDACDGLAFPALRFATDLSVNLASKTGVGLVAVTNSHHFGVAGHFAEAAARAGYISLLFGNTPAAMPMVGGSKALFGTNPLAAAFPVAKRDPLVIDMSLSAVARGKLLVAAKKGESIPEGWALTAEGKPTTDPNEGLKGLMVPLGGDKGALLALIIELLVVGLSGSRFSYEADSFFDAKGNRPRIGQLLLTIDPGLAGSQVFANKMQEFLKTLASDSGTRVPGQRRFKQRASGFKEGVNVSDVVVEEIRTGIRQLWS; encoded by the coding sequence GTGAACTTGTCTTATCAAAAGATGGTTGAGTTAGCTTCATCTGGGTTACAGGCAGCCGGAATCGGAGAGAAAGCCGCTTATGAGACTGCCCAATTTTTAGCATTAGCTGAGCTCGATGGGTTGGCCTCGCACGGATTGGCGCGTGTCTCTCAATACGCTGGGCATGCCAAAAATGGCCGCATAGAGTTATCGCCAAAATTTAAGGTGCGGCCTTTTAAAACATCTGCTGCATTGGTTGATGCATGTGATGGATTGGCATTTCCAGCGCTGCGATTTGCAACTGATCTATCAGTGAACTTGGCCTCTAAGACTGGCGTAGGTCTTGTCGCTGTTACAAACAGTCATCATTTTGGAGTGGCGGGGCATTTTGCTGAAGCAGCAGCACGTGCAGGATATATTTCTTTGCTGTTTGGTAATACGCCTGCAGCAATGCCAATGGTCGGAGGTAGCAAAGCACTATTTGGTACCAATCCACTGGCTGCAGCATTTCCAGTTGCTAAGCGCGACCCATTAGTTATTGATATGTCGCTCTCAGCAGTTGCTAGGGGCAAGTTACTGGTTGCCGCTAAAAAAGGTGAATCTATTCCAGAGGGGTGGGCATTAACTGCTGAGGGCAAACCCACTACTGATCCAAACGAAGGGCTTAAGGGCCTAATGGTCCCGCTTGGCGGTGATAAGGGTGCTTTGCTTGCCTTGATTATTGAGTTATTGGTGGTTGGCCTATCGGGAAGCCGGTTCTCTTATGAGGCGGATTCTTTTTTTGATGCCAAGGGTAATCGCCCGCGCATCGGTCAGCTCTTATTAACAATTGATCCAGGCTTAGCGGGTAGTCAAGTATTTGCAAACAAGATGCAAGAGTTTTTGAAGACCTTGGCATCCGATTCGGGAACTCGAGTTCCAGGGCAAAGACGTTTTAAACAGCGTGCATCAGGCTTTAAAGAAGGCGTCAACGTTTCTGATGTGGTTGTAGAAGAAATTCGGACTGGCATCCGCCAGTTGTGGAGTTAG
- a CDS encoding tripartite tricarboxylate transporter substrate binding protein: MFKQHISNLGKKILLTVGSLVLLASPLANAQNWPTKPIKLIIPFAAGGTTDILGRLLAQQLTKDLGQNVIVENKPGAGGNIAAEYVAQSPADGYIIMLASGSMLTVNPNLYKKLPVNYAKDFVYITNVASGPMLLSVSNKIPVKNVAEFIAYAKTKDLNFGSAGIGSQVHMAEENFTYTAGIPATHVPYKGESAALNDLVAGQIDFMVGNLTAATGFAKSGQIKPLAVTSLKRSKQLPDVPTVAESGIPGFESTGWFGLVAPANTPKVITDKIYAATVKAVNSEALRTSLDLNGLTAVVNNQKEFESQVKTESVLWEKVIKGRNISAQ; this comes from the coding sequence ATGTTTAAGCAACATATCAGCAATCTAGGAAAGAAAATTCTACTGACTGTAGGTTCACTAGTACTACTAGCCTCACCCTTGGCGAATGCACAAAACTGGCCAACAAAACCTATCAAACTAATTATTCCATTTGCCGCTGGAGGCACTACCGACATTCTTGGGCGTTTATTAGCGCAGCAATTAACCAAAGACCTCGGTCAAAATGTCATCGTTGAAAATAAGCCCGGTGCTGGCGGCAATATCGCTGCGGAATATGTTGCACAGTCACCAGCTGATGGCTACATCATCATGCTCGCCTCTGGAAGCATGCTTACGGTCAACCCAAATCTCTATAAAAAGCTTCCTGTAAATTATGCCAAGGACTTTGTCTACATTACCAACGTAGCGAGTGGACCGATGCTCTTGTCAGTTAGCAATAAGATTCCCGTGAAGAATGTCGCTGAGTTTATTGCCTACGCCAAAACCAAAGATCTGAACTTTGGCTCAGCTGGTATTGGCAGCCAGGTTCATATGGCCGAGGAAAACTTTACCTATACAGCGGGCATTCCAGCTACGCACGTTCCTTATAAAGGTGAATCTGCAGCACTGAATGATCTAGTTGCTGGTCAGATTGACTTTATGGTGGGCAACCTTACAGCAGCGACAGGTTTTGCGAAGTCTGGTCAAATTAAACCATTGGCAGTCACCAGCTTGAAGCGCTCTAAACAATTACCTGACGTCCCTACTGTTGCTGAATCAGGCATTCCAGGATTCGAATCCACTGGCTGGTTTGGATTAGTTGCTCCAGCAAATACACCTAAAGTTATCACCGATAAAATTTATGCGGCCACTGTTAAAGCCGTGAATTCTGAAGCATTACGAACCAGCTTAGATTTAAATGGTCTAACAGCTGTGGTCAATAATCAGAAAGAATTTGAATCCCAAGTAAAGACTGAGTCTGTTCTTTGGGAGAAGGTAATTAAGGGTAGAAATATTAGCGCCCAGTAG
- the soxC gene encoding sulfite dehydrogenase, which yields MSKKDVFSNRRQFLKSSVVAGASVGSVMSASSVNAQIQEGGFLEVDPWTKTQGSTFVNPPYGLPSKYEKNVVRLLPSPAPTFLTGSRTPLQSLHGIITPNGLVFERHHAGVPDINPDLHKLVIHGMVDRPMIFTMDDIVRFPSESRIYFLECSGNSAAELKKASNQTVQQIHGLVSCCEWTGVRLSTILQECGVQSVAKWALAEGADGAAMTRSIPMNKMMDDALLVYAQNGEMLRAEQGYPLRLFLPGYEGNMSIKWLRRIKLGTEPWQTREETSAYTDLRSDGKALQFTFAMEVKSVITQPSGMMKLKSKGFYEISGFAWSGNGKIRRVEVSTDGGKSWGEAVLQEPVMDKSLVRFRFPWVWDGAPATLMSRAIDSSGEMQPTMDAVIKAKSVNTFYHNNAIQPWRVAANGEVTNGR from the coding sequence ATGTCTAAGAAAGATGTATTTTCTAATCGCCGGCAATTCTTAAAATCATCTGTTGTTGCGGGCGCTAGTGTAGGCAGCGTCATGAGCGCCTCTTCTGTTAACGCTCAAATTCAAGAGGGTGGTTTTTTAGAGGTTGACCCTTGGACCAAAACCCAAGGATCTACCTTTGTTAATCCACCTTATGGTTTGCCGTCAAAATATGAAAAGAATGTGGTGCGACTGCTTCCTTCGCCAGCGCCAACCTTTCTAACGGGATCACGCACTCCTCTGCAGAGTTTGCATGGGATCATTACTCCAAACGGTCTAGTCTTTGAGCGCCACCATGCAGGAGTTCCAGATATTAACCCTGATCTCCATAAGCTAGTCATTCATGGAATGGTTGATCGTCCAATGATTTTTACCATGGATGATATTGTTCGTTTTCCATCTGAATCCAGAATTTATTTTCTTGAGTGTTCTGGTAATAGTGCGGCCGAGCTTAAAAAGGCGAGCAATCAAACTGTTCAGCAAATTCATGGATTGGTGTCTTGCTGTGAGTGGACGGGTGTGCGTTTATCCACAATTTTGCAAGAATGTGGCGTGCAATCTGTGGCTAAGTGGGCTTTGGCTGAGGGGGCTGATGGCGCAGCGATGACTCGCAGCATTCCAATGAATAAGATGATGGATGATGCCTTGCTGGTTTACGCTCAAAATGGTGAGATGTTGCGCGCTGAGCAGGGCTATCCTTTGAGATTATTTTTGCCTGGCTATGAAGGCAATATGAGTATTAAGTGGCTGCGCAGAATTAAGTTGGGTACCGAGCCTTGGCAAACCCGCGAAGAGACCTCTGCTTATACCGATTTGCGGTCAGATGGTAAGGCGCTGCAATTTACTTTTGCAATGGAGGTTAAATCTGTAATTACTCAGCCTTCAGGGATGATGAAACTTAAATCCAAAGGTTTTTATGAGATCTCTGGTTTTGCATGGTCAGGAAATGGAAAAATACGCCGTGTTGAAGTTTCAACTGATGGCGGAAAATCGTGGGGAGAGGCAGTGCTGCAAGAGCCGGTGATGGATAAATCTCTAGTGCGGTTCCGTTTTCCTTGGGTGTGGGATGGTGCGCCAGCAACATTGATGAGTAGAGCAATTGATTCAAGCGGTGAGATGCAGCCTACGATGGATGCTGTTATCAAGGCTAAGAGTGTCAACACTTTCTACCACAATAACGCCATACAACCATGGCGCGTTGCAGCCAATGGGGAGGTTACCAATGGTCGCTAA
- a CDS encoding flagellar biosynthesis protein FlgA: MIHFVVHEPGDGVGVVVVEGVKAGDDLIGWVMDGDLTLNMKSESDIPIGHKISLNEFKPGDTVMKYGVDIGKVVAPIKKGEHLHVQNVKTKRW; the protein is encoded by the coding sequence ATGATCCATTTTGTCGTGCATGAGCCAGGAGATGGCGTTGGTGTGGTGGTAGTTGAAGGTGTAAAAGCTGGAGACGATTTGATTGGTTGGGTAATGGACGGAGATTTAACCCTCAATATGAAGTCTGAGAGTGATATTCCAATTGGCCACAAAATTTCTTTGAATGAATTTAAGCCAGGCGATACCGTGATGAAGTATGGCGTTGATATTGGCAAAGTAGTTGCTCCCATCAAAAAAGGTGAGCATCTACACGTTCAGAACGTTAAAACTAAGCGCTGGTAA
- a CDS encoding YeiH family protein yields the protein MYNTSKRNLPGLLVCLVIAMSTSFLSENYGGPQLLYALLLGLSLHFLYLNETVKPGIDFCAKTILRLGVAFLGIRITFADIGAIGLNTGLMVMMAVASTVCLGFLLAKILKLSPDFGLIAGGSVGICGASAALAVASVLPKSKENEQFTLLVVVGVTVLSTIAMVTYPFALQMLNIGSLSAGIFIGATIHDVAQVVAAGMLFGPEAGDVATVVKLFRVALLLPVVLVISIFFGAQKNTNQLGWASLRLIPTFLLGFVALSIVASMQILPTSITHQIGGLSRWMLVIAIAAAGLKTNFQELAKLGWQPVLMLVVETLFIAIFGLVFILYAS from the coding sequence ATGTACAACACCAGCAAGCGCAATTTACCTGGGCTATTAGTTTGCTTGGTGATTGCTATGTCCACCAGCTTTCTTTCTGAGAATTATGGCGGACCCCAACTTTTGTATGCTTTGTTATTGGGTTTATCACTCCATTTTCTTTATCTTAATGAGACTGTAAAACCAGGTATAGACTTTTGCGCAAAGACAATTCTTCGCCTGGGCGTTGCGTTTTTGGGTATACGAATCACCTTTGCTGATATTGGTGCAATTGGTCTTAATACTGGTTTGATGGTGATGATGGCGGTTGCTTCAACTGTTTGCTTGGGCTTTTTGTTGGCAAAGATTTTAAAGTTATCTCCAGATTTTGGGTTGATAGCAGGTGGTTCGGTTGGTATATGCGGCGCGTCTGCCGCTCTTGCTGTAGCCTCGGTATTGCCAAAGTCAAAAGAAAATGAGCAATTTACTTTGCTAGTTGTAGTGGGTGTCACCGTACTGTCGACGATTGCAATGGTGACCTATCCTTTTGCATTGCAGATGCTGAACATTGGATCTCTTTCAGCGGGAATTTTTATAGGCGCCACCATCCATGACGTAGCTCAAGTGGTTGCAGCAGGTATGCTGTTTGGCCCAGAGGCGGGCGATGTTGCTACCGTAGTCAAGTTATTTAGGGTGGCCCTTCTGCTCCCCGTGGTGCTAGTAATCTCCATTTTCTTTGGTGCACAAAAAAATACCAATCAATTGGGATGGGCTAGCTTACGATTGATCCCAACTTTTCTACTAGGCTTTGTCGCGCTTTCTATTGTGGCTTCCATGCAAATTTTGCCTACCTCTATAACTCACCAAATTGGTGGATTATCGCGCTGGATGCTGGTGATTGCTATTGCGGCGGCAGGATTAAAAACGAATTTCCAGGAGTTGGCTAAACTTGGTTGGCAGCCGGTGCTGATGTTAGTAGTTGAAACCCTATTCATTGCTATTTTTGGGCTCGTATTTATTTTGTACGCATCCTAG
- a CDS encoding UxaA family hydrolase, translating into MINLKDATFMGYRRENGRMGIRNHVLILPLDDLSNAACEAVANNIKGTQAIPHSYGRLQFGADLDLHFRTLIGTGSNPNVAAVVVIGIEPQWTKIVVDGIKASGKPVEGFWIEGNGDTATIASASKAAYKMMKHASKQQRVKAPLSELWVSTKCGESDTTSGCGANPTVGDAFDKLYGIGSTLVFGETTELTGGEHLVEARCRTPEVKKKFREMFDRYQDVIERHKTSDLSDSQPTKGNIAGGLTTIEEKALGNIQKIGKKCIVDSVLDKGEEPKIPGLHFMDSSSAAAEMVTLCAAAGFAAHFFPTGQGNVIGNAILPVIKICANPKTVRTMGEHIDVDVSGLLRREENMDDAGNKLLECLLRTADGELTASEILGHREFVLTRLYESA; encoded by the coding sequence ATGATTAATTTGAAAGACGCAACCTTTATGGGTTACCGCCGTGAGAACGGCCGCATGGGTATTCGTAACCACGTGCTTATTCTGCCTTTGGATGACCTATCTAATGCCGCTTGTGAAGCTGTAGCAAACAATATCAAAGGAACTCAGGCTATTCCTCATTCCTACGGTCGTTTGCAGTTCGGTGCGGACTTGGATCTGCACTTCCGTACCTTAATTGGTACTGGCTCAAACCCAAACGTTGCTGCTGTAGTGGTAATCGGCATTGAGCCGCAGTGGACAAAAATTGTGGTTGATGGCATTAAAGCCTCTGGTAAACCTGTAGAGGGTTTCTGGATTGAGGGTAACGGAGATACAGCTACGATTGCTTCCGCTAGTAAAGCTGCTTATAAGATGATGAAACATGCATCCAAGCAGCAACGTGTTAAAGCTCCATTATCTGAGTTATGGGTATCCACTAAATGTGGTGAGTCTGATACAACATCTGGTTGCGGCGCTAACCCAACCGTTGGTGATGCATTTGACAAGCTCTACGGCATTGGCTCTACCTTGGTATTCGGCGAGACCACTGAGTTAACTGGTGGTGAGCATTTGGTTGAAGCCCGTTGCCGCACTCCAGAGGTGAAGAAAAAGTTCCGCGAAATGTTTGATCGCTATCAGGATGTTATTGAGCGCCATAAAACAAGCGACTTATCTGACTCACAGCCAACCAAAGGCAATATTGCTGGTGGTTTGACTACGATTGAAGAAAAAGCCTTGGGCAATATTCAGAAAATCGGTAAGAAATGTATCGTTGATAGCGTTTTGGATAAGGGCGAAGAGCCAAAAATCCCAGGTTTGCACTTTATGGACTCCTCTTCAGCTGCTGCTGAGATGGTGACCTTATGTGCTGCTGCTGGATTTGCTGCTCATTTCTTCCCAACAGGTCAGGGTAACGTGATTGGTAATGCAATTCTTCCTGTGATTAAGATCTGCGCTAATCCAAAAACAGTTCGCACAATGGGTGAGCATATCGACGTTGATGTGTCAGGTCTTTTGCGTCGCGAAGAGAATATGGATGATGCTGGCAATAAGTTATTGGAGTGCCTATTGCGTACTGCCGATGGTGAATTAACTGCATCCGAGATTCTCGGTCATCGTGAATTCGTATTAACTCGTTTATACGAATCAGCGTAA
- a CDS encoding hydroxyacid dehydrogenase encodes MSSILISEFITSQALETLRSKHAVVYEPELYKDRPALIAALQKMEGLIVRNLTQVNEEILVGAPHLKVVGRLGVGLENIELPACAKRNIKVIPATGANAESVAEYVVGAAVALTRGFIPATISTLKGEWPRPRFSSYHEFLGKTIGIVGFGSIGRVVAKKAHAFGLQCLAYDPMLSGDSVELDGFSVPLLPLNDLLAKSDAVTLHLPFLPETKNLFNASTLDQMKSGACLVNTARGGIVDEVALVERLRSGRLGGAAIDVFQSEPAKDLNHFAGIENLILTPHVAGVTHESNERVSQMIADEVNRFLGA; translated from the coding sequence ATGTCATCTATTTTGATCTCTGAGTTCATTACAAGTCAAGCCCTGGAAACCCTGCGTTCTAAACATGCAGTGGTTTATGAGCCAGAGCTATATAAAGACCGCCCAGCTCTAATTGCTGCATTGCAAAAAATGGAGGGGCTAATTGTTCGCAACCTTACTCAGGTGAATGAGGAGATTTTGGTTGGCGCGCCTCATTTGAAAGTGGTTGGCCGGCTTGGCGTTGGTCTAGAGAATATCGAATTGCCTGCATGCGCCAAGCGCAATATCAAAGTGATTCCTGCAACAGGTGCAAATGCTGAGTCTGTTGCTGAGTATGTAGTCGGCGCTGCCGTTGCATTAACAAGGGGATTCATTCCCGCGACGATTTCAACTTTGAAGGGCGAGTGGCCTCGCCCACGTTTTTCTAGTTACCATGAATTTTTGGGTAAGACTATTGGAATCGTTGGTTTCGGAAGCATTGGTAGAGTGGTAGCAAAAAAGGCTCATGCATTTGGTTTGCAGTGCCTTGCCTATGACCCAATGCTCTCTGGCGACTCTGTCGAGCTTGATGGGTTTTCTGTTCCCTTGCTCCCATTGAATGATCTGCTTGCAAAAAGCGATGCGGTTACTTTGCACCTTCCATTTTTGCCAGAAACTAAGAACTTATTTAACGCTTCAACTCTCGATCAAATGAAGTCCGGTGCATGCCTGGTTAATACTGCGCGTGGCGGGATCGTTGATGAGGTTGCGCTTGTAGAGCGTTTGCGCTCGGGACGTCTGGGTGGGGCGGCGATTGATGTTTTTCAGAGTGAGCCCGCCAAAGACCTAAACCACTTTGCTGGAATTGAGAATCTTATTCTTACTCCGCACGTAGCGGGTGTGACCCACGAAAGTAATGAGCGTGTTAGTCAAATGATTGCTGATGAAGTTAATCGGTTTTTAGGAGCATAA
- a CDS encoding GntR family transcriptional regulator, with product MKSLTAYQEVKQKITEDLVRGRYPMGQALPAEKDLSKELDVSIGTLRKAVDELVAEGIVVRRQGRGTYVAEHDLKRLLYYFFHVVKHDADKKTNPRVELVSLTSAVATKEEANKLQIKEGAAVWRLVNCLYLEDKCVMIDQITLDKKRFQKLTRADYINREGSIYQLYQMKYGQTVVRSSERLRAGLVSKQHAEWLGMKADSPVLIIRRIALGIQDEPLEWRVSTLNTEHHEYFSELVV from the coding sequence ATGAAGTCCCTGACCGCTTATCAAGAAGTAAAGCAAAAGATCACCGAAGATCTGGTCAGGGGCCGCTATCCTATGGGGCAGGCGTTGCCTGCTGAAAAGGATTTATCAAAAGAATTAGATGTATCTATAGGAACCCTGCGTAAAGCGGTGGATGAATTGGTTGCTGAAGGTATTGTGGTTCGTCGCCAAGGCAGGGGTACCTATGTTGCTGAGCATGATCTTAAGCGTTTGTTGTATTACTTTTTTCACGTTGTAAAGCATGATGCTGATAAAAAGACCAACCCAAGGGTTGAGCTCGTCTCTTTAACAAGTGCTGTTGCAACCAAAGAGGAAGCAAACAAGCTTCAAATTAAAGAAGGTGCAGCTGTTTGGCGTCTGGTTAACTGCCTTTATCTTGAGGATAAATGCGTCATGATCGACCAGATTACATTGGATAAAAAACGTTTTCAAAAACTCACGCGAGCTGATTACATTAATCGTGAGGGAAGTATCTATCAGTTGTATCAAATGAAATATGGTCAGACTGTTGTTCGTAGTAGCGAACGATTAAGAGCAGGGCTTGTAAGTAAGCAGCATGCCGAGTGGCTTGGTATGAAGGCGGACTCACCAGTTTTGATTATCCGAAGGATTGCGTTAGGAATTCAGGATGAGCCCCTAGAATGGCGCGTTTCTACCCTGAACACCGAGCATCACGAATACTTTAGTGAATTAGTGGTCTAG
- a CDS encoding sulfite exporter TauE/SafE family protein, translating into MATLVIFVAYFIFGISGFGSSIISVPLLVQMYPLKSVVPMMVIIDICASLYVGRKSSQDANLKELKWLFPFSLIGMILGIYLLVKAPSEPLLITLGCFAALNGARVLWQRNSEMHEPINKWWAAPFGFFGGTFTALFATGGPIYVSYLGLRINDPRALRATMAFAIFMLTFLRLTLMLVTGLILSWPVVGLAICLMPATFLGIWLGTHVHTKLSNAAMRVAYGSILIFAGTMLLIRQL; encoded by the coding sequence TTGGCGACGTTAGTTATTTTTGTTGCTTATTTTATTTTTGGTATCTCTGGATTTGGGTCATCGATCATTTCTGTACCATTACTGGTCCAGATGTATCCACTGAAATCGGTGGTCCCAATGATGGTCATTATTGACATCTGCGCCTCTTTATACGTCGGTAGAAAATCTTCTCAAGACGCCAACCTCAAAGAGCTCAAATGGCTATTTCCATTTAGCCTGATTGGCATGATTCTAGGCATTTATCTCTTGGTGAAGGCGCCAAGTGAACCGCTTTTAATTACTCTAGGCTGCTTTGCTGCACTCAATGGCGCTCGCGTCCTTTGGCAGAGAAATTCAGAAATGCACGAGCCAATTAATAAATGGTGGGCGGCGCCATTTGGATTTTTTGGTGGCACCTTTACCGCCTTATTTGCTACTGGTGGGCCGATCTATGTGTCCTACTTAGGTCTGCGAATAAATGATCCCAGGGCATTGCGTGCCACTATGGCATTTGCAATATTTATGCTGACTTTTTTGCGGCTGACCTTGATGTTAGTTACCGGTTTGATTCTGAGTTGGCCCGTTGTTGGCTTAGCAATTTGTTTAATGCCAGCAACCTTTTTAGGAATTTGGCTAGGCACTCATGTTCATACTAAATTAAGTAATGCCGCCATGAGGGTGGCTTATGGATCAATTCTAATTTTTGCTGGAACGATGCTGTTGATTCGTCAGCTTTAA